One Polaribacter reichenbachii genomic window, CTTTTTTAATCCTTTTGCAGTATTTTCTGGGCCAATAATATATTCTAACTGACTTAAAAACATACTACCTTTACCATAACTTGCAAAGCTATATCCTCTATTTGTATGAAACCTGTCTGCATGTGTTGTTAAAACTTCTTCTGTACCCAATTTTACCATATTATTATAACCTCTATATGGGCCTGCACTAGGATTTTTATTTCCTCTTTTTAGAATTTCATAAGATGCTTTTCCAGAAATATATGAGGTAAATCCTTCATCCATCCAAGGATGTAAACTTTCGTTAGAAGCTAATAAAAACTGAAACCAAGTATGTGCCATTTCGTGTGCTGTTACTCCAAAAAGGCTACCAAATTTACGTTGACCAGTAATTAAAGTAGACATTGCATACTCCATACCTCCATCTCCACCTTGTATCACAGAGTATTGTTTATAAGGATATTGACCTACGTTTTCAGAAAAATAAGTCATTAACTCTGCAGTTTTCGGTTGCAAATTTTTCCAGTTTTCTAAATACTCAGCTTTTAAATTTTTCTTATATAAAAAATGCAAATCAATTCCATTTTCCATAGTTAAAATATCGTGTTTGTATTCTGGATCTGCTGCCCACATAAAATCGTGTACATTTGGTGCTTTAAAATGCCAAGTTAATTTATCGCCCTTTGGCAAATTTAACGCTTTGGTTTTATCTTGGTAATTATGCCCTACTTCTTGCGGATTTTGTAAATACCCTGTACCACCAACAACATAGTTTTTATCTATATGTAATGTTACATCAAAATCTCCCCATACTCCATGAAATTCTCTTGCAATATATGGTGGTGTATGCCAACCTTGAAAATCGTATTCTGCCATTTTTGGGTACCATTGACTCATAGACAGTGCAACACCTTCTTTACCATTTCTTCCTGAACGTCTTATTTGAACAGGTACTTGAGCATCAAAAAGCATATCAAAAGTTACACTTTCTCCAGATTTAATTGGTGTATTTAATTGTACTTCTAAAATTGTACCAACAGTTTCGTGTTTTACTTCTGCTCCATTTTGTTTTAAAGAATTCACTTTAATAAAACCTATCTCATTTGGTTTTAATTTGCTAATTCTGTTTCCAACTCTTCTGTCAGGATCTTTGATATTTAACGAACGAACATCCATTTGAGAGCCTGGCTGAAATGCATTAAAATACAGATGATAAAATACGCGATCTAACGCTTCTGGAGAATTGTTTGTGTACACTAATTTCTGTGTGCCTTTGTATTGATAGTTGTTTACATCCATATCAATATCCATTGTATAATCTACTTTTTGCTGCCAATAAGTAGCATCAGAATTCATAGCAGAACTTCCTTTATTTACTTTAATAACCTCTTTGGTTTGCGTACAAGCCATAA contains:
- a CDS encoding M1 family metallopeptidase; this translates as MKKLLYLSLFTLAFMACTQTKEVIKVNKGSSAMNSDATYWQQKVDYTMDIDMDVNNYQYKGTQKLVYTNNSPEALDRVFYHLYFNAFQPGSQMDVRSLNIKDPDRRVGNRISKLKPNEIGFIKVNSLKQNGAEVKHETVGTILEVQLNTPIKSGESVTFDMLFDAQVPVQIRRSGRNGKEGVALSMSQWYPKMAEYDFQGWHTPPYIAREFHGVWGDFDVTLHIDKNYVVGGTGYLQNPQEVGHNYQDKTKALNLPKGDKLTWHFKAPNVHDFMWAADPEYKHDILTMENGIDLHFLYKKNLKAEYLENWKNLQPKTAELMTYFSENVGQYPYKQYSVIQGGDGGMEYAMSTLITGQRKFGSLFGVTAHEMAHTWFQFLLASNESLHPWMDEGFTSYISGKASYEILKRGNKNPSAGPYRGYNNMVKLGTEEVLTTHADRFHTNRGYSFASYGKGSMFLSQLEYIIGPENTAKGLKKYFDDFSFKHPTPNDIKRSMEKVSGIHLDWYLNEWTQTLHTIDYGVKAVDGKKITLERIGQMPMPIDLEVTYTDGTKESFNIPLRMMRGAKPTKATVITDWGWAYPTYSFETSKTVKSVEIDTEKLMADINDKNNIFKVN